Proteins co-encoded in one Lasioglossum baleicum chromosome 3, iyLasBale1, whole genome shotgun sequence genomic window:
- the LOC143207451 gene encoding uncharacterized protein LOC143207451 isoform X3, translated as MKRLRAIIDDLELHAARTRGVATSVRMRVVPRRNDATGHDGETVDRASTSFFQGGTVLGEPDKVESIGVTYLSYSIFLEYINGLGTSKFTPGTYNLFKHNCNCFTEEVSNFLAGKSIPKYILDLPEEILQLPIGQGLRTLIETLSNSPSGSALFTVGSTFLGTRNQREVSPEFELLNEAIEEARLNSIALEERRNELNEKLAKEDRKKKKKKKKEKKHKGSKEIGGDTNSTGPSNCSEMAESEAAQQLTEAQLLSFDEPAESLPAEPPIVFKDLVDVKAEYDTLNSLVTEQLNEEEKQCMDKLRMYVLEDEGSWALEDNFLNFVGRILRDETIPSNARVKLFNILSVAALKDDVILLLHQDRRDHIIMNYAYDFDLHPAEEQLALTQFLTNLFENLSSSEWLLYISLWQHKNQKINNIRVTTKVAIHALLSPSIDLQTRGAAIIHNLACKEVKTVVFDDLAAELTMALCQYFNDTPEEEQLFVCMKSLARLTQVSSDYVPMTIKMVGMKPTKFLGTSDRVDEQIELVNKRLT; from the exons ATGAAGAGGTTGCGCGCGATCATCGATGATCTTGAGTTACACGCTGCTCGGACGCGTGGCGTCGCGACGTCAGTTCGAATGCGAGTGGTTCCTCGACGAAACGACGCGACAGGACACGACGGAGAAACGGTTGATCGTGCTTCGACTTCCTTCTTTCAG GGTGGAACGGTGTTAggcgagccagacaaggtggaAAGCATCGGCGTCACTTACCTGTCGTACTCCATCTTCCTCGAGTACATCAACGGCCTGGGCACGTCCAAGTTCAC CCCAGGAACGTACAATTTATTCAAGCACAACTGCAACTGCTTCACGGAAGAAGTCAGCAACTTTTTGGCGGGAAAAAGTATTCCGAAGTACATCCTCGATCTACCAGAAGAGATACTACAATT ACCCATTGGACAAGGTTTGAGAACACTGATAGAAACTTTGAGCAACAGTCCAAGTGGATCAGCACTGTTCACAGTCGGTTCGACATTCCTTGGGACAAGAAACCAGAGAGAAGTCTCGCCAGAATTTGAGCTTTTAAATGAGGCCATTGAGGAAGCACG ATTAAATTCAATTGCGTTGGAAGAAAGAAGGAACGAGCTGAACGAAAAGCTAGCTAAGGAGgacaggaagaagaagaaaaagaagaagaaggagaagaaacaCAAGGGAAGCAAAGAGATTGGCGGTGATACGAATAGCACAGGTCCCAGCAATTGTTCGGAAATGGCGGAAAGCGAAG CTGCCCAACAATTGACCGAAGCACAATTGTTGAGTTTCGACGAGCCCGCGGAATCGTTGCCAGCAGAGCCCCCCATAGTGTTCAAAGACTTGGTGGACGTGAAGGCGGAGTACGACACTCTAAACAGTCTGGTAACCGAGCAACTGAACGAAGAGGAGAAGCAATGCATGGACAAACTGAGAATGTACGTCCTAGAGGATGAAGGCTCCTGGGCGCTCGAAGACAACTTCTTAAATTTTGTAG GTCGAATTCTGAGGGACGAGACGATACCAAGCAACGCAAGAGTGAAACTGTTCAACATACTTTCCGTTGCCGCGTTAAAGGACGATGTGATTCTTTTGCTACACCAAGACAGGAGAGACCATATCATTATGAACTACGCTTACGACTTTGATCTACATCCCGCGGAAGAACAGCTTGCTCTCACACAATTT TTAACAAACTTGTTCGAGAACCTGAGCAGTTCCGAATGGCTGTTGTACATATCGTTGTGGCAGCACAAGAACCAGAAAATCAACAACATCAGAGTGACGACGAAAGTGGCGATACACGCGTTGCTTTCACCCTCGATAGACTTGCAGACACGAGGTGCTGCTATTATTCACAATCTGGCCTGCAAAGAAGTGAAAACTGTG GTGTTCGACGATCTGGCTGCAGAACTGACGATGGCGTTATGCCAATATTTCAACGACACACCCGAAGAGGAGCAGCTGTTCGTTTGCATGAAGTCGTTGGCTCGTTTGACCCAGGTCAGCAGCGATTACGTGCCAATGACCATCAAGATGGTTGGTATGAAACCGACCAAGTTTCTAGGAACATCCGACAGGGTTGACGAACAAATCGAGCTGGTCAACAAGAGATTGACGTAA